The Leptodactylus fuscus isolate aLepFus1 chromosome 3, aLepFus1.hap2, whole genome shotgun sequence genome has a segment encoding these proteins:
- the FAM110C gene encoding protein FAM110C, protein MPTEVMSAVRMQPVSQLQHHSPVLPIRLLTRGPEYLRRQIETGTPARSTLSAVERLAADKAKYVKSQKMVGAGGSSASESSSASSSRSSSKSQQDADGTPGSLPDAPVRRGSSKRLLRPDSLVIYRQKNRGEAAEEARTGLVRRLFLGSAKEKPIVSIAPSSAESRNDRTPIKERPEPRSRTGLHRSQSDISSRYSRSFSDFDTFFKYCGLEPEVVEELGKDRFTAAPEDTLDNSVGHRLRSASVATSDSGFSRRSGGEGSNGGQQEDEPLSGHLPGSNSNTSVIERNARIIKWLYSCKKAKETRGASPDLP, encoded by the coding sequence ATGCCCACTGAAGTCATGAGCGCGGTGAGGATGCAGCCCGTGTCCCAGCTGCAGCACCACAGCCCGGTGCTGCCAATACGGCTGCTCACCCGGGGACCCGAGTACCTGCGGCGGCAGATAGAGACTGGCACCCCCGCCCGGAGCACCCTGAGCGCGGTGGAGCGGCTGGCAGCGGACAAGGCCAAGTacgtgaagagccagaagatggtGGGCGCAGGGGGCAGCTCGGCATCGGAGAGCAGCAGTGCCAGCAGCTCCAGGAGCAGCAGCAAGAGCCAGCAGGATGCAGATGGCACCCCGGGGAGCCTCCCAGACGCCCCTGTCAGGAGAGGCAGCAGCAAGAGGCTTTTAAGGCCGGACTCCCTGGTCATCTACCGGCAGAAGAACAGAGGAGAGGCCGCGGAGGAGGCCAGGACCGGGCTGGTCAGGAGGCTCTTCCTGGGCAGTGCGAAGGAGAAACCCATTGTCTCTATAGCGCCCTCTAGTGCCGAGAGCCGGAATGACAGGACCCCTATAAAGGAGAGGCCGGAGCCCCGCTCCAGGACCGGCCTGCACCGCTCCCAGTCCGACATCAGCTCCCGCTACTCCCGCTCCTTCTCTGACTTTGACACCTTCTTCAAGTACTGCGGCCTGGAGCCCGAGGTGGTGGAGGAGCTGGGCAAGGACAGGTTCACTGCGGCCCCTGAGGACACCCTGGACAATAGCGTGGGACACCGGCTCCGCAGTGCCAGTGTGGCCACCTCAGACAGTGGCTTCAGCCGGCGGAGCGGTGGGGAGGGCAGTAATGGGGGGCAGCAGGAGGATGAGCCCCTGAGTGGGCACCTCCCGGGCAGCAACAGCAACACATCTGTCATAGAGCGCAACGCCAGGATCATCAAGTGGCTGTACAGCTGCAAGAAGGCCAAGGAGACCCGGGGGGCATCCCCTGACTTACCCTGA